The bacterium genomic sequence CACAACAAGCCCGCTCCAGGGAGGCATTCCCGGCAACACCGCCGCTTGGCCGGTACCCGGCCAGGGGCCAGGCCCCATGATCCAGGGCCATTGACACACGCGACGTACTTGCCGAGCCTTGTTAACCTCGAAGGATTACCCCCAAGGGCCCTACCTGGGCCCGGCGGACGTATGGTCCGCATCCACTGCTAGGAGTTCTCGTGACCGAAACCCGTGATGACACCGTCACCTGGCTCACCCAGGAGGCGTATGACCGGCTCAAGTCGGAGCTGGATTACCTCTCGGGCGAAGGCCGCGCGGAGATCGCGAACAGAATCAACGCCGCCCGGGACGAGGGCGACCTGCGGGAAAACGGCGGCTACCACGCCGCCAAGGAAGAGCAGGGCAAGCGCGAGGGCCGGATCCTGCAGATTATGCACATCCTGGACAACTCGAGGGTCGGCGAGCCTCCGCGCACCGACGGGGTCGTAGGCCCTGGCATGACCGTCACGATCCGCTTCGCCGGAGACGAGGATGAGGTCACGTTCCTGCTCGCCTCCCGCGAGGAGAGCGGCGCGCCGATCGACGTGTACTCGCCCAAGTCGCCGCTGGGCAGCGCGATCAACGGCAAGAAGGTCGGGGAGACCGCGACCTACACGCTGCCGAACGGCCGCAGCACCACGGTCGAGATTCTCGAGGCGGTCCCCTACGTAGGCATGTAACCGCGCCAGCGACCTAGCCTCATGGCCGCGGCGGCCTGACCGTCGCGGCCGGACTTTCCCTAGGGGGACGACCCCCTTCAAAGTCTGACTGCGGAGCGAGCTCCGCGATTTTCGAGATCATTTTTATCTAACGCTAGGCGGCGAACTCGGGCTCCTTAGGCTGGGCCTCGGCTGCCGGTGCACTGCCCCGGAGCGGGACTTCCCTGATGAGGCTGGCCAGGACGAATAGCGCGATGGCCGACGGCGCGGCCCAGAAGAACACGCCCTGCACGGCGTGGGCGATGGCGTAGAACACGTCGTGCCGGATCGGC encodes the following:
- the greA gene encoding transcription elongation factor GreA; translation: MTETRDDTVTWLTQEAYDRLKSELDYLSGEGRAEIANRINAARDEGDLRENGGYHAAKEEQGKREGRILQIMHILDNSRVGEPPRTDGVVGPGMTVTIRFAGDEDEVTFLLASREESGAPIDVYSPKSPLGSAINGKKVGETATYTLPNGRSTTVEILEAVPYVGM